CTCCATCATATGTTTTTGCTGCTACTTTCCAAGCTTCCCCTACAGAAGCTAAAAAATTATCTACTTTATATGTTGTATTAGAAAGTATTAATTTATCAACATATTCAGGATATTTAGAAGCAAATATTTCTGCCACTTGACCTCCATATGATAATCCCAATAAATTAACTTTTTTTAATCCTAAATGTTCTAATAACTTTTTTAAATCTTCAGAATGAACAGAAATATCATATTTTATAGATAATTTAGATGACTTTCCTTGGTCTCTCATATCATATACAATTACTTGAAAATAGTTCTTTAATATTTTAATATGCTCTATCCAACTTGCAGTACTCATCATTATACCATTTAATAGTACTAAAGGTTTGCCCTCCCCATGAACTTCATAATATATACCTAATTCCTCAAAAAACATATGAATCACCTCTCAATATATTTATTTAATTATAACATAAAATATAAAAATTCAAAAAAAGAATTATTATAAAAATAATAAATAATTATCTTTAAATAAGAATAAACATTCTAAACATAAGATAATTGAATA
Above is a window of Marinitoga sp. 38H-ov DNA encoding:
- a CDS encoding alpha/beta hydrolase, encoding MFFEELGIYYEVHGEGKPLVLLNGIMMSTASWIEHIKILKNYFQVIVYDMRDQGKSSKLSIKYDISVHSEDLKKLLEHLGLKKVNLLGLSYGGQVAEIFASKYPEYVDKLILSNTTYKVDNFLASVGEAWKVAAKTYDGESFFDLALPFIYSKTFYNNNYNWLKNRRKIFKELLTKEWFDGFIRLASSNLNFDVSNEIEKIKCETLLIAADEDIITPISDMEFINKKIKKSEMVIIKNSGHAAFLEKINIYCNIVKGFLI